From the genome of Deinococcus sp. AJ005, one region includes:
- a CDS encoding ABC transporter permease subunit, whose translation MRTDRRGGHLGVLASFLLLHAALLLGMQRQIPLPQRMAEYPAQLLGIFRPDVLATVLPLALLSGTYLLGGLLLAWVLAALLGRFARPVLWVLEGLPPFLLLVAGVGAGLAVTLPRGWDFPLTAWSPLMLTLIVASLALPAATRAALATQHATGEALAADHSRVARAMGLSERAVLRRAARVALPGRAAGLAGDVLGLALSLAVIEGLLQFPGVGNEVYVALQGTFAGADGQPFQAQTLSASLAALLGLALLFAAVGRALAAHLDPRPRAGADKETGG comes from the coding sequence GTGCGAACGGATCGGCGGGGTGGTCATCTGGGCGTCCTGGCCTCATTCCTGCTGCTGCACGCCGCGCTGCTGCTGGGTATGCAACGGCAGATTCCTCTGCCGCAGCGCATGGCGGAGTACCCGGCGCAACTGCTGGGCATTTTCAGGCCGGACGTACTGGCAACGGTGCTGCCTCTGGCACTGCTGAGCGGCACCTATCTGCTGGGCGGGTTATTGCTGGCATGGGTGCTGGCGGCCCTGCTGGGACGTTTTGCGCGGCCCGTGCTGTGGGTATTAGAGGGCCTTCCACCCTTTCTGCTGCTGGTGGCCGGGGTGGGCGCGGGGCTGGCCGTGACCTTGCCGCGCGGCTGGGATTTTCCGCTGACCGCGTGGTCCCCGCTGATGCTGACGCTGATCGTCGCCTCGCTGGCCCTGCCCGCCGCCACTCGCGCCGCACTTGCCACACAGCACGCCACCGGAGAAGCGCTGGCCGCCGATCACAGCCGCGTGGCCCGCGCAATGGGCCTGAGCGAGCGCGCCGTGTTGCGCCGGGCCGCCCGCGTGGCCCTGCCTGGGCGCGCGGCGGGGCTGGCCGGGGACGTGCTGGGGCTGGCCCTGTCGCTGGCGGTGATCGAGGGGCTGCTGCAATTCCCCGGCGTGGGCAATGAGGTCTATGTGGCCTTGCAGGGCACCTTCGCGGGCGCGGACGGTCAGCCCTTTCAGGCACAGACGCTCTCGGCGTCACTGGCCGCGTTGCTGGGTCTGGCACTGCTGTTTGCCGCTGTGGGCCGCGCGCTGGCTGCCCACCTGGATCCGCGCCCGCGCGCTGGGGCCGATAAGGAAACGGGCGGATGA
- a CDS encoding histidinol-phosphatase HisJ family protein produces the protein MSPCSPQLFDSHLHTPLCGHATGTPREYAQAALDAGLAGLCFTDHCPMPAWYDAPWRMRLDQLQEYVDEVRAVQADFAGRLDVRLGLEADFHPGTERFVEGLLSAHDWDYVIGSVHYIGAWGFDNPEFVAEYEARDLAGLYGDYYALIEGAARSGLFDSIGHLDLPKKFGHRDLGGAAVLRALEAIAEAGLALDFNTAGWRKPVAEAYPSPDLVGEAVKRGIPFVLGSDAHQPGEVGYRFGDAAALIAGVGGQVVTYAGRKRLV, from the coding sequence ATGTCCCCCTGCTCCCCTCAACTGTTCGACAGCCACCTGCATACGCCGCTGTGCGGCCACGCCACGGGCACGCCCCGCGAATACGCGCAGGCCGCCCTGGACGCGGGTTTAGCGGGCCTGTGCTTCACCGATCACTGCCCGATGCCCGCGTGGTATGACGCGCCGTGGCGGATGCGCCTGGATCAGTTGCAGGAATACGTGGATGAGGTCCGCGCCGTGCAGGCTGACTTCGCCGGACGCCTGGACGTGCGGCTGGGCTTGGAGGCCGATTTTCACCCCGGCACCGAGCGTTTCGTGGAAGGGCTACTGAGCGCGCACGACTGGGATTACGTGATCGGCAGCGTGCATTACATCGGCGCGTGGGGCTTCGACAACCCGGAATTTGTGGCCGAATACGAGGCGCGTGATCTGGCGGGTCTGTATGGCGATTACTACGCGCTGATAGAAGGCGCGGCCCGCTCCGGCCTGTTCGACAGCATCGGTCATCTGGACTTGCCCAAGAAATTCGGCCACCGTGACCTCGGCGGCGCGGCGGTGTTGCGGGCGCTGGAGGCAATTGCGGAGGCAGGACTGGCCCTCGATTTCAACACGGCAGGCTGGCGCAAGCCCGTGGCCGAGGCGTATCCCTCGCCGGACTTGGTGGGTGAGGCTGTCAAGCGCGGTATCCCCTTTGTGCTGGGCAGCGACGCGCACCAGCCAGGGGAAGTGGGCTACCGGTTTGGGGATGCGGCGGCGTTGATTGCAGGGGTGGGCGGACAGGTTGTGACGTATGCGGGGCGGAAACGCTTGGTGTAA
- the ppsA gene encoding phosphoenolpyruvate synthase translates to MQMTSAFQTLRMTDVDTVGGKNASIGEMIHGLAGAGVRVPGGFATTADAFRLFLTENRIEEKINARLSALDVNDVVALAAAGKEIRGWVEGAALPKQLEDAIRADYEGMAHESGVTDPDVAVRSSATAEDLPEASFAGQQETFLNVRGIDSVLHHIRLVFASLYNDRAISYRVHQNFAHAEVALSAGIQRMVRTDLGVSGVAFTLDTESGYRDAVLVTAAYGLGELVVQGAINPDEFFVYKPALKAGKQAVLRRTLGSKARKMIYADGGGVDSVDVSAEEAQSFCLNDADLTELARQCVAIEDHYGRPMDIEWGKDGRDGLIYILQARPETVQSRSGRTLERFEMSGGAGTVLVEGRAVGNRIGSGTVRVVSDISQMGSVQDGDVLVADMTDPDWEPVMKRASAIVTNRGGRTCHAAIIARELGIPAVVGSGNATRELKSGQTVTVSCAEGDTGYVYEGKRDFKVHRIELDAMPDVPMKIMMNVASPDRAFSFAALPNEGVGLARVEFICSNVIGVHPRALLDYPDVPEDVKAAIDERIQGYASPRDFFRDKLMEGVANIAAAFAPKPVIVRLSDFKSNEYAHLIGGAAYEPHEENPMIGFRGASRYRSPDFAAAFALECDAMRAVRDDMGLTNVQIMIPFVRTVGEARTVLEILEKNGLKRGVNDLKIIMMCEIPSNAILAEQFLELFDGFSIGSNDLTQLTLALDRDSGLVADLFDEQDPAVLALMAQAISAAKKAGKYIGICGQGPSDHPALAQWLMDQGIDSVSLNPDSVLSTWLLLAGQTEAQATA, encoded by the coding sequence ATGCAGATGACCAGCGCGTTCCAGACACTAAGGATGACCGACGTGGACACCGTGGGCGGCAAGAACGCCTCCATCGGCGAGATGATTCATGGGCTGGCCGGGGCCGGAGTACGCGTGCCAGGAGGCTTTGCCACCACCGCCGACGCCTTCCGGTTGTTTCTGACTGAGAACAGGATCGAGGAAAAGATCAACGCTCGCCTGAGCGCGCTGGACGTGAACGACGTGGTGGCTCTGGCGGCTGCGGGCAAGGAAATTCGCGGCTGGGTGGAGGGCGCAGCCCTACCAAAACAGTTGGAAGACGCGATTCGCGCCGACTACGAGGGTATGGCCCACGAGTCCGGTGTCACCGATCCCGACGTGGCCGTGCGCTCCAGCGCCACCGCCGAGGACCTGCCCGAGGCCAGCTTTGCCGGGCAGCAGGAAACCTTCCTGAACGTGCGTGGAATAGACAGCGTGCTTCACCACATCCGCCTCGTCTTCGCCTCTCTCTACAATGACCGCGCCATCAGTTACCGGGTTCACCAGAATTTTGCACACGCGGAAGTGGCGCTGTCCGCCGGGATTCAGCGCATGGTCCGCACCGATCTGGGCGTGTCCGGGGTGGCCTTCACCCTCGACACCGAGAGCGGTTACCGCGACGCCGTGCTGGTCACCGCCGCGTATGGCCTGGGCGAACTGGTCGTGCAGGGCGCAATCAACCCCGACGAGTTCTTCGTGTACAAGCCCGCCTTGAAAGCAGGCAAACAGGCCGTGCTGCGCCGCACCCTGGGCAGCAAGGCCCGCAAGATGATCTACGCGGACGGCGGCGGGGTGGACAGCGTGGATGTATCCGCAGAGGAGGCGCAAAGCTTCTGCCTGAACGACGCCGATCTGACCGAACTGGCGCGGCAATGCGTTGCCATTGAGGACCACTACGGGCGTCCGATGGACATCGAATGGGGCAAGGACGGGCGCGACGGCCTGATCTACATTCTCCAGGCCCGCCCCGAAACCGTGCAGAGCCGCAGCGGACGCACGCTGGAGCGCTTCGAGATGAGTGGCGGCGCGGGCACCGTGCTGGTGGAAGGCCGCGCCGTGGGCAACCGCATCGGCAGCGGCACCGTGCGCGTGGTCAGCGACATCTCGCAGATGGGTTCCGTGCAGGACGGCGATGTGCTGGTGGCCGACATGACGGACCCCGACTGGGAACCGGTGATGAAACGCGCCAGCGCCATCGTCACCAACCGGGGCGGGCGCACCTGCCACGCGGCGATCATTGCCCGCGAGCTGGGTATTCCCGCCGTGGTGGGCAGCGGCAACGCCACGCGCGAGCTGAAAAGCGGGCAGACCGTCACGGTGTCCTGCGCCGAGGGCGACACCGGCTACGTGTACGAGGGCAAACGCGACTTCAAGGTTCACCGCATTGAGCTGGACGCCATGCCCGACGTGCCCATGAAGATCATGATGAACGTGGCCTCGCCGGACCGCGCCTTCTCGTTTGCCGCGCTGCCCAACGAGGGCGTGGGGCTGGCCCGCGTGGAATTCATCTGCTCCAACGTGATCGGCGTCCACCCGCGCGCCCTGCTGGACTACCCGGACGTGCCGGAGGACGTGAAGGCCGCCATTGACGAGCGCATCCAGGGCTACGCCTCGCCGCGCGATTTCTTCCGCGACAAGCTGATGGAAGGGGTGGCCAACATTGCCGCCGCCTTTGCCCCCAAGCCCGTGATCGTGCGCCTGAGCGACTTCAAGAGCAACGAGTACGCCCACCTGATCGGCGGCGCGGCCTACGAGCCGCACGAGGAAAACCCGATGATCGGCTTCCGGGGGGCCAGCCGCTACCGCAGCCCCGACTTCGCCGCCGCCTTCGCGCTGGAGTGCGACGCCATGCGGGCCGTGCGCGACGACATGGGCCTAACCAATGTGCAGATCATGATTCCCTTCGTCCGCACGGTGGGCGAGGCGAGAACCGTGCTGGAGATTCTGGAGAAGAACGGCCTGAAACGCGGCGTGAACGACTTGAAGATCATCATGATGTGCGAGATTCCCAGCAACGCGATTCTGGCCGAACAGTTTCTGGAACTGTTCGACGGCTTTTCCATTGGCAGCAATGACCTGACCCAACTGACGCTGGCACTGGACCGCGACTCGGGACTGGTAGCTGACCTGTTCGACGAGCAGGACCCGGCGGTGCTGGCGCTGATGGCGCAGGCGATTTCCGCCGCCAAAAAAGCGGGCAAGTACATCGGCATCTGTGGACAGGGGCCGAGCGATCACCCGGCGCTGGCCCAGTGGTTGATGGATCAGGGCATCGACTCGGTGAGCCTGAATCCGGATTCGGTGCTGAGTACCTGGCTGCTTCTGGCGGGGCAAACGGAGGCGCAGGCGACGGCCTGA
- the ppsR gene encoding pyruvate, phosphate dikinase/phosphoenolpyruvate synthase regulator: MTSDPPPARPVLIVSDHTGLTADNIARALLAHFPGQPLRYIARPFTADVAAARAVAQEVAALSAAGERPILFTTVTQPEVLAELQAAPARLFDLLTPGINDLEVELAQTAARTVGNYHDMHDSGAYLGRMEALDFALATDDGIGDRQYGLADVILVGVSRVGKTPTSLFLALQHGIRASNYPLAEDDFERETLPVPLEKHRDKLYGLTIDPRRLHAIRTQRKAGSRYASPEQCEFEVRRAERLFQRVGLPVRDTTSTSVEEIAAGILSALRRR, encoded by the coding sequence ATGACCTCGGACCCACCGCCCGCCCGTCCGGTCCTGATCGTCAGCGACCACACTGGCCTGACCGCCGACAACATTGCCCGCGCGCTGCTGGCGCATTTTCCGGGGCAGCCGCTGCGCTATATCGCCCGGCCCTTCACGGCGGATGTGGCGGCGGCGCGGGCGGTGGCGCAGGAAGTGGCGGCCCTGAGCGCGGCGGGTGAGCGCCCGATCCTCTTTACCACCGTGACCCAGCCCGAAGTCCTGGCCGAGTTGCAGGCCGCCCCTGCCCGCCTGTTCGATCTGCTAACCCCCGGTATCAACGATCTGGAGGTAGAGCTGGCGCAGACGGCGGCGCGCACGGTGGGCAACTACCACGACATGCACGACTCGGGCGCGTACCTGGGCCGCATGGAGGCGCTGGATTTTGCCCTGGCCACTGACGACGGTATCGGTGACCGGCAGTACGGGCTGGCCGACGTGATCCTGGTGGGCGTCAGCCGGGTGGGTAAGACCCCCACCAGCCTGTTTCTGGCGTTGCAGCATGGCATTCGCGCCAGCAATTACCCGCTGGCCGAGGACGATTTCGAGCGCGAGACTCTGCCCGTTCCGCTGGAAAAGCACCGCGACAAGCTGTATGGCCTGACCATCGATCCGCGCCGCCTGCACGCCATTCGCACCCAGCGCAAGGCGGGCAGCCGCTACGCCAGCCCCGAGCAGTGCGAATTCGAGGTCCGCCGTGCTGAACGCCTGTTCCAGCGCGTGGGCCTGCCGGTGCGCGACACCACCAGCACCAGCGTGGAGGAAATTGCGGCGGGGATTCTGAGCGCCTTGAGGCGACGCTGA
- a CDS encoding MFS transporter has protein sequence MTSAPQPAPDGWRTFVWLWSSQALSVLGSAVAGFAFNIYLTVTRFPLAEQKPQLALALSATALAWGLAATLSAPLAGTWTDRHDRRRIMLAADLLGALLTFSILGLLLLPAAPLWALVLVSGLMGLVGTFHGSAFDASYTTLVPKDRLPRANGMMQTIWSLAGLVGPAVAALLIGVPALLRKSDALPGWLSGLQNGVPFAYAVDGLSFVLAALILSRLHVPSPKEVTDRSQPRSFKEDMAFGWKFIGSRKPLLALLLTFAVANLCGSGLGVLEPLIVKFGLAADWQSRGSTLTAALATLTITQSVGGVLGGVLISVWGGLKTQRVLGVLLPMIVSGLALAAFGFSSTVLGASAALFVLGLTYPAMNAHSQSIWQSQVPPAMQGRVFSVRRLIAQFTSPLSTALAGLLAARYAGGHVAIVAGLLLAGVTAAQLFNPVIRRVEDGPKVVTETAQEGGFGG, from the coding sequence ATGACCTCTGCACCCCAACCCGCCCCCGACGGCTGGCGCACCTTCGTGTGGCTGTGGAGTTCTCAGGCCCTGAGCGTGCTGGGATCGGCGGTGGCGGGCTTCGCTTTCAACATCTACCTGACGGTCACGCGTTTTCCGCTGGCCGAGCAGAAGCCGCAACTGGCGCTGGCGCTGTCGGCCACGGCGCTGGCCTGGGGACTGGCCGCCACCCTCAGCGCGCCGCTGGCCGGAACGTGGACGGACCGCCATGACCGCCGCCGCATCATGCTGGCCGCAGACCTGCTGGGCGCGCTGCTCACTTTCAGCATTCTGGGCCTGCTGCTGCTGCCCGCCGCGCCGCTGTGGGCGCTGGTTCTCGTCTCCGGCCTGATGGGATTGGTAGGAACCTTCCACGGTTCGGCCTTCGACGCCAGTTACACCACGCTGGTGCCCAAGGATCGCCTGCCGCGCGCCAACGGCATGATGCAGACCATCTGGAGTCTGGCCGGGCTGGTGGGTCCGGCGGTGGCCGCGTTGCTGATCGGCGTACCCGCGCTGCTGCGAAAGTCTGACGCCTTGCCCGGTTGGCTCTCGGGCCTACAAAACGGCGTGCCCTTCGCCTACGCTGTGGACGGCCTGAGCTTCGTGCTGGCCGCGCTGATCCTCTCGCGCCTGCATGTTCCGTCCCCGAAAGAGGTCACGGACCGCAGCCAGCCGCGTTCCTTCAAGGAGGACATGGCCTTCGGCTGGAAGTTCATCGGCAGCCGAAAGCCGCTGCTGGCATTGCTTCTTACGTTCGCCGTCGCCAACCTGTGCGGCAGCGGACTGGGCGTGCTGGAGCCGCTGATCGTCAAGTTCGGGCTGGCCGCCGACTGGCAGAGTCGGGGCAGCACCCTGACCGCCGCGCTGGCCACCCTGACCATCACCCAGAGTGTGGGCGGTGTGCTGGGCGGCGTCCTGATCAGCGTCTGGGGCGGCCTGAAAACGCAGCGGGTGTTGGGCGTCCTGCTGCCGATGATCGTGTCTGGGCTGGCGCTGGCGGCTTTCGGCTTCAGCTCCACGGTGCTGGGGGCCAGTGCGGCGCTCTTTGTCCTGGGCCTGACCTATCCGGCCATGAACGCGCATTCGCAGAGCATCTGGCAGTCGCAGGTGCCGCCCGCCATGCAGGGGCGCGTGTTCAGCGTGCGCCGCCTGATCGCGCAGTTCACCTCGCCCCTCAGCACCGCGCTGGCCGGACTGCTGGCCGCGCGCTATGCGGGGGGCCACGTTGCCATCGTCGCGGGCCTGTTGCTGGCCGGGGTGACGGCGGCGCAACTGTTCAATCCGGTGATCCGGCGGGTGGAGGACGGCCCGAAAGTGGTGACGGAGACGGCGCAGGAAGGTGGATTCGGCGGTTGA
- a CDS encoding PIN/TRAM domain-containing protein yields MLAVRLFVMGLGLLLGWLAGQALASAQPTDLNRVNTLSLMLAGSLIALLFAPRAEKLLTGSVGRFSRWYAGLSPRTVAAATFGLIVALLLSVLLSSLFQSLPFFNWFWNLLVTVILAVFFVNFAVGHAEAFGMLAFPQVRRRSGSKLLDSNVIIDGRILELVRAGFLDGELVVPGFILRELQLLSDSGDAQKRTRGKRGLGLLEELRELKPIRIEDWDDAALKSVDDKLIRLARETGGQIVTNDGNLGKIAKLHGVTVLSINEAAVALKPQVQAGDLLAVTITKGGQQSGQGVGYLEDGTMVVVEDGLKFRGKQTRVQVVNNVQTNVGRMIFAKLEREEVV; encoded by the coding sequence GTGCTGGCTGTTCGTCTGTTTGTCATGGGGCTGGGATTGTTGCTGGGGTGGCTGGCTGGGCAGGCGCTGGCCTCGGCGCAGCCCACGGACCTCAACCGGGTCAATACCCTCAGTCTGATGCTGGCGGGCAGCCTGATCGCGCTGCTGTTCGCCCCGCGCGCCGAGAAACTGCTGACTGGCAGTGTGGGCCGCTTCTCGCGCTGGTATGCGGGTCTGTCGCCGCGCACAGTGGCGGCGGCAACCTTCGGCCTGATCGTGGCCCTGCTCCTCAGCGTCCTCTTAAGCAGCCTGTTTCAGAGCCTGCCCTTTTTCAACTGGTTCTGGAACCTGCTGGTCACGGTGATTCTGGCCGTGTTCTTCGTCAATTTTGCGGTGGGCCATGCGGAGGCGTTTGGGATGCTGGCCTTTCCACAGGTGCGCCGCCGCAGTGGCAGCAAGCTGCTGGACAGCAATGTAATCATCGATGGGCGCATTCTGGAACTGGTGCGTGCTGGGTTTCTGGACGGCGAACTGGTGGTGCCGGGTTTCATCCTGCGCGAACTGCAACTGCTCTCGGACAGCGGCGACGCCCAGAAGCGCACGCGCGGCAAGCGCGGTCTGGGGCTGCTGGAAGAACTGCGTGAGCTGAAGCCCATCCGCATCGAGGACTGGGACGACGCGGCCCTGAAGAGCGTGGACGACAAGCTGATCCGGCTGGCCCGCGAAACCGGTGGCCAGATCGTGACCAACGACGGCAATCTGGGCAAGATCGCCAAGCTGCACGGCGTCACGGTCCTGAGCATCAACGAGGCGGCGGTGGCCCTCAAGCCGCAGGTACAGGCAGGCGATCTGCTGGCCGTGACCATCACCAAGGGCGGCCAGCAGTCCGGCCAGGGCGTCGGCTACCTGGAAGACGGCACGATGGTGGTGGTGGAGGACGGCCTGAAATTCCGGGGCAAGCAGACCCGCGTGCAGGTGGTGAACAATGTGCAGACCAACGTGGGCCGCATGATCTTCGCCAAGCTGGAGCGGGAAGAGGTGGTGTAG
- a CDS encoding AAA family ATPase, whose product MKPIRLEVQGFTAFRQFTELDFGDLELFALVGPTGSGKSSLLDAMTFALYGYTERLGGSGLDALISQGERGMSVGLTFETGGVTYRASRTKGRKQAENEVRFERKDADGRWANLSDGGVKGVNERIQTVLGLTFKNFTRSVMLPQGEFARLLHGTGKERQAILGELTGLEHVAAMQRVASDKAKELKHRAGSLNSVLENEYADVTAEAVANLRAERERTDADAETLHDRREALQNSQARLRETEKVWKAREDTSRRLVALDARAAGVQAGAVQAVQARRVAGVLPLLDAAERARIAAEREARALAGAQGAATQASRAAEAAQTNLDSAQEAEAGIPDLEARADKLREAEADAARLKRSGGTPQTTHAQPLEWDEDAFLVARAGAEKAEKNRQERVKIEAERLGLNSALTRFKAEETAQAQEKAELERVKRDGQTAKADLEAAQKALEEARLTSGLASYRTHLHVGEDCPLCLQEVRELPDAPHADLGAAQDRVKVLSATLDERRTRFSDLRAALKARETWLADKEAENRNWQEATGQREADLRAAEALVTGDPQTEALRLLAGLAGRVRAAGTDPAGKRRQLLNDVIAIRKRVQEAGAALSRAAGDLAAANATLAAAQNASAGREADATEAQAALDSALSSLGMDAAQARAAALPENDIAALEEAARTQAAQRAQLAESLAELERQLGAAPFDPAELSQVGRDLTATDAALSATRERAGSLAEQERAGRERLKRKAEIEAQAADAARSLDTWQTLTNSLKANEFQQFLLAEVEAQLLTRAGLLLHEISDGRYRLALEKGEYMVQDLWNAGEARGVKTLSGGETFLASLSLAIALSDYLAGNKILGALFLDEGFGTLDPQALEAVANALESLRTQGRMVGIVTHVESLSERLPSRLLVTKSVAGSSVQRMDM is encoded by the coding sequence ATGAAACCCATCCGTCTTGAAGTCCAGGGCTTCACCGCCTTCCGCCAGTTCACCGAGCTGGACTTTGGCGATCTGGAACTGTTCGCGCTGGTGGGGCCGACGGGCAGCGGGAAATCCAGCCTGCTGGACGCCATGACCTTTGCGTTGTACGGCTACACCGAGCGACTGGGCGGCTCCGGGCTGGACGCACTGATCTCGCAGGGCGAACGCGGCATGAGCGTGGGCCTGACCTTCGAGACCGGCGGCGTGACGTACCGTGCCTCGCGCACCAAGGGCCGCAAGCAGGCCGAGAACGAGGTGCGTTTCGAGCGCAAGGATGCAGACGGGCGCTGGGCCAATCTCAGCGACGGCGGCGTCAAGGGGGTCAACGAGCGCATTCAGACGGTGCTGGGCCTGACCTTCAAGAACTTCACACGCAGCGTGATGCTGCCGCAGGGCGAGTTTGCCCGCCTGCTGCACGGCACAGGCAAAGAGCGGCAGGCCATTCTGGGCGAGCTGACCGGGCTGGAACACGTCGCCGCCATGCAGCGCGTCGCCTCTGACAAGGCCAAAGAGCTGAAGCACCGCGCGGGCAGCCTGAACAGCGTGCTGGAGAACGAATACGCGGACGTGACAGCCGAGGCCGTGGCAAATCTGCGCGCCGAACGCGAACGCACCGATGCCGATGCCGAGACGCTGCATGACCGCCGTGAAGCCTTGCAGAACAGTCAGGCCCGGTTGCGCGAGACCGAGAAGGTCTGGAAGGCACGCGAGGACACCAGTCGCCGTCTGGTCGCGCTGGACGCCCGCGCCGCCGGGGTGCAGGCCGGGGCCGTGCAAGCAGTGCAGGCCCGCCGGGTGGCCGGAGTGCTGCCGCTGCTGGACGCCGCCGAACGTGCCCGGATTGCCGCCGAACGTGAGGCCCGCGCGCTGGCCGGAGCGCAGGGGGCCGCCACCCAGGCCAGCCGCGCCGCCGAGGCCGCCCAGACCAATCTGGACTCCGCGCAGGAGGCCGAGGCAGGTATCCCCGATCTGGAAGCCCGCGCCGACAAACTGCGTGAGGCCGAGGCCGACGCCGCCCGCCTCAAGCGTTCCGGCGGCACGCCCCAGACCACCCACGCACAGCCGCTGGAGTGGGATGAGGACGCCTTTCTGGTGGCCCGCGCCGGGGCCGAAAAGGCCGAGAAGAACCGGCAGGAGCGCGTCAAGATCGAGGCCGAGCGACTGGGCCTGAATTCAGCGCTGACCCGCTTCAAGGCCGAGGAAACGGCACAAGCGCAGGAAAAGGCAGAGCTGGAACGCGTCAAACGCGACGGTCAGACGGCCAAGGCCGATCTGGAAGCCGCGCAAAAGGCGCTGGAGGAAGCCCGCCTCACCTCCGGGCTGGCCTCCTACCGCACGCACCTGCATGTGGGCGAGGACTGCCCGCTGTGTTTGCAGGAAGTGCGCGAACTGCCCGACGCCCCACATGCCGATCTGGGCGCGGCGCAGGACCGTGTGAAGGTATTGAGCGCCACGCTGGATGAGCGCCGCACCCGCTTCAGCGATCTGCGCGCCGCCCTGAAGGCCCGCGAGACATGGCTGGCCGACAAGGAGGCCGAGAACCGCAACTGGCAGGAGGCCACCGGACAGCGCGAGGCCGATCTGCGCGCGGCTGAGGCGCTGGTCACGGGCGATCCTCAGACGGAAGCCCTGCGCCTGCTGGCTGGACTGGCGGGACGGGTGCGCGCGGCAGGCACGGACCCCGCCGGGAAACGTCGTCAACTCCTCAACGACGTGATCGCTATCCGCAAGCGTGTACAGGAGGCAGGGGCGGCCCTGTCCCGTGCAGCGGGCGATCTGGCGGCGGCCAATGCCACGCTGGCGGCGGCGCAAAATGCCTCGGCGGGCCGGGAGGCGGACGCCACGGAGGCCCAGGCAGCACTGGATTCTGCCCTTTCCAGTCTGGGCATGGACGCTGCACAGGCCAGAGCCGCCGCATTACCTGAAAACGACATCGCCGCGCTGGAGGAGGCTGCCCGCACCCAGGCTGCCCAGCGGGCGCAACTGGCCGAGAGCTTGGCCGAACTGGAACGCCAGTTGGGAGCTGCCCCCTTCGATCCGGCAGAGCTGTCACAGGTGGGCCGTGACCTGACCGCCACCGACGCCGCCCTGTCTGCCACCCGCGAGCGCGCCGGGAGTCTGGCCGAGCAGGAACGGGCCGGACGCGAACGCCTGAAGCGCAAGGCCGAGATCGAGGCCCAGGCCGCCGACGCCGCCCGCAGCCTGGACACCTGGCAGACGCTGACCAACTCGCTGAAGGCCAATGAATTCCAGCAATTCCTGCTGGCCGAAGTCGAGGCCCAACTGCTGACCCGCGCGGGCCTGCTGCTGCACGAGATCAGCGATGGGCGCTACCGTCTGGCCCTGGAAAAAGGCGAGTACATGGTGCAGGACCTGTGGAATGCGGGCGAGGCACGCGGCGTCAAGACCCTCTCCGGGGGCGAGACATTCCTGGCCTCCCTGTCGCTGGCGATTGCCCTGAGCGACTATCTGGCCGGGAACAAGATTCTGGGCGCACTGTTTCTGGACGAGGGCTTCGGCACGCTGGACCCACAGGCGCTGGAAGCGGTGGCAAACGCCCTGGAAAGCCTCCGCACCCAGGGCCGCATGGTGGGCATCGTCACCCATGTCGAAAGCCTGTCCGAGCGGTTGCCCAGCCGCCTGCTGGTGACCAAGAGCGTGGCGGGAAGCAGCGTGCAGCGGATGGATATGTAG